The genomic interval GCCATGTGGTCACTGCAGAGGCTGAGCTGAGTGACCAGGAACCCACAAGGAGCAGGGGCCGGAGGAGAGATCAGAGCAGCTGCTTCCGCCAGCCTGCACCGCTCCTCCTGGGAGCCGTCTCGTGTTCGTTCTGCTTCTGCTAAATTCACACTGTCGTCCCCatgtttgcagatgaggaagctgaggctcacgTGGTTTAAACGGCTCAGACGATGTCAGAAAACTAGTAAATGGCggaaccagaattcaaacccGAACTGGGCCAACTCCAAAGACCCGGTCCTTCCCCCTGCACCACGCTGTCCCTTGCTGGTCGGTGGCCCCTGCCTCTCAGCTGACCCAGGAAAGCGCTCCCCAGCCGCTCCCCGAACTCCTGGAACTGCCCAGCACCATCACGTGGGTTTGGGGGAGACAGAGCAAATCGCACTCCTTTTTTGCTCCCTGTGGTGAAAGGCACAGCTGGGGCTGCGCTGCTGTGTCCCGTCCCCCCCACGCAGAGGGAAGCCTGCCACACCTTGGTCTGTTTCTTCTCCGTGGCGTACACGATGGAGGTGCAGCACACCTCTGCCAGCTTGCGACCCTGGCCATAGAAGGACCAGCAGCAGATCTCATCGCCGATGACGTCCTTGAGGAAGAGCACGCGGCCGTTGAAGCGCAGGGAGAGCTTGTCAAACAGCTCGATGTTTTTCAGCAGGTGGTCGTCGGAGTTGCTGAAAAAAACCCATGAAGGCCGGTGGGCCCAGGAATGAGGTTCTGGCACAAGAGACGGGGCTAGCTGGGcgtctcctctctgtccctccccatcatGCACAACTGAGAAAAAGCCAAGATGCCAGagggaacaggaagagaaagggtCACGGGGCACCCTCTGGGTTTGGGGGCCTGTGAGGAAAAAGAGGGGAGTTGGTCTTAAgttaaaagcagagagaggggcccctgggtggctcagttggtcaagcgtctgactttggctcaggtcctgatctcatggtgcgtgagtttgagccctgcatcgggctctgcactaacaatgcaaagcctgcctgggactctctcttgctctctgcccctccccaacttgcatgcacTCACACGTGTGCGctcttaagtaaaaataaacttaaaaaaaattccacacatAAAAAACAAGTTAAAGCAGAAAGAACTGAAGGAGAGAGGTCTCCTCTCATTAGGCCCATAAGGAAGGAGTCTCGCTGCCATCGAGGCAGGAGGATCCCCTCCCTCGCTGTAGGGGTGATCCTGGCAACAGGCCCGTCCACAGGACTTACTGAGCCTGCGGCCTTCTGGGTCTAGCTAACTGTGGCCCAGCAGTGAAGCACAATGGCTGGCTTACGTCCTCGTCCACCTCATAAGATAATGCTGGGAAGACACCTGGCAAGCTGCCTGACGTGGCACGTTGGGGTAGGGGGCTGTTCCATGTTCATTCTCATCTATATCCTCAGCCAGGGCCCCACGCCAGGTTCCAGACGCCTCTGCTCTGATTTCCCTTCTACTCTCCGTTCTTCCCTCCTGAGACCTGGGCCCTTCCCAACCCTGCCGGGAGTGCAGGCGGCTTCTCTTGGGTCTGCCGCCCCGTTGCTGGCTGGCCAGTCGTTCTAGCTACTTCTGCGGGCCTTCCCCCAGCCCCGGCGCCCACCCCCTCGGCCCCCAGATGCCCACCCTACCTGGTGTAGGAATACTTGTTGTTGCTTCTATTGTACAGCAGCTTCACCacgggctgggagggaggagagcgTGAGGGCCAGGCCAGGGTCCCATCCGCCCCTGCCCGCAGCCCTCAGAGGTGCCAGTACCTTGGTGGAGGATTCGATgagcctctcttcctctttcagggATGTGATGATGGGGATGTTGCACACGGGCTGGTAGGAGTCCTTCTTGTCCTGGGTGACACACACAGCCGAGAATCTTTTTTGAGCTCTCTTGCTTGCCAGGCTAAGCCAGGCTTTCCCCAGGAGCCGTCAGAGCCCCTATGCCAAGGCCACCCTCTGCTTGTTGTGGAGGCATCTGGCAACAGAAACTGCCAGCCCGCAGGCAGAACCCCGTTTCCAGAAAACCTAAAATCCAGATATCAAGGCATAGAAACCGGAAGCTGGGCTTAGTCATACCGCCTGAGTCGTCACCTTACAAATGGATTGGCTGCCAGCGTCCTTGGCCTGGGCAACACCCACCTGGTGTATCTAACTTGGTTTGGACTCACGGCACTTGTCACACAGCCTTCCGGGAACTGGACCTTAGTGTCCCCAAAGCACAGGACCAACTCCCTACCTCCTCAACCTAACGCGACCGTATCTCCGTACCTGCAGAGCAGTCTGGCACATGTTCACCAGCCCCTGAATGAGGTAATATTTTGCTTCAGccatcaattccttgatttcctgCCGGTTTTGCGGGAGGATGATGGTGTCATCTCGGAGGTAATTCAAAATGGTGCCGAAGTGCTTTCCGCATCGGTCTATGAGGATCCAGCCTGGGGATGCAGACAGGCCCCAGACGGTGACTCTCTGCCTCCAGGCCGCAAGCAGCAGGAGAAGGCCACCTGACAAGCCTGGTGGCGGGTGGTAAGCAGCATGCAAGCCCAGAGCCCCCACCATAGGGTAACAGAAGCAGAACACAACCTCTAGCTCTTAGGCCTGTGGCTGTTCTTCGACCAAGAACTGGCACGTGCTGTGGGGACGGAGGCCCTCCGGGCCCTGAGAGAGCCCACAGACGCCGAAGCTCAGGACGGCTCAGGCCCACCTCCCGGGAGCACGGAAACCCCCGGGCCCTGCTTGTCTTCCGTGTACTGCCCAGTCACTACAGCAATGGTTCCTGTGAGAATCTAGTCCTCTGTGAATAGTTAAGAAGTATGGATCTCCTCCCTGGAAAGCGGGTAAGCACACACTGTTCCACGTCCGATTTCCAAGAATCCCGAAGCTCTTCCAAGGACTCCAGGTGAAGGAGTCCTGTACTAGGTAACAGGAAAAGTCAATCTAGAGTCTAGTTCTGCCAGGTGTAAGCGCTGCCCCAAAGGCACTTCCTCAGGGacacttccttccctcctcaaGCCAGCCCAACAAGCCCCAACGCCTCACCTTCTTTGTCGGTCAGCACCTCCATGCGCCCGCTGAACATGGCCTTGAGCATGGTGTCGTGCCGGGTTAGCGCCCGCACGGTGGTGTAGTACAGGGAGCCACCCACATTGAGCTGCACGTATTTGTTGCCCAGGCCGCCTCCCTTGAAGCCGCCTAGCTTGGGCTTGGCGCCTGACGCTGGGCACAGACAGGTATCCCCTGACATCTCCCGCTGCAGGTAGATCACCACACGGCAGGAGGTCGGCTTGGAAGGCTCCGCCGTGGTGGAAGGATCACGAGTGAGCGGCCAGTAGAGGCCAGAGCCTCATACTCTCAGCACTGTGAAcaggagatgggagaggagacaggagtCAGCGGAGGACAGCCCTCAGCCGAGAGGGGCCAGGAGATCCCAGGAGACCGTGCAGTCATTCTCTCCTTGACCGCTGCCTAGACCTCGCAGAGGCTCAGGCCCTAGGGCAATAGCAAAAGAAGACACTCCTGCTCTTGTTTCCGGTACCAGGAACCAGAGCAGTCTCCCAGAGCCCACTCACCATCTCACCAGCCTCCCTGAGACTCGGCTCAGCTCTAGGCAGCAAGGAGGTCTAGCAAACCCCTGGAGTTAGTCGGAGATGCTGGAGGCACAGACTGGGCAGCAGAAGTCTGCACCCTGGGGATCCACAGTCCTATTCCAATTATTTTCTTCCCAAGGTTCCCAGGACCCAAGACTTCCCGCCAAACCTACTGGGAATCCTGCCAGCGCAGGAGATTCCCAGGAGCCAGAGGAACAGGATGCGTTTCCTTTCGAAAGATTCCAGGCTCAGAAGCAGCTGCACCAGTGCTCACAGTGAGCGCCGCCCGGAGTCTGGCCTCAGAAAGGAAAGTAAAAGCAGCTTCAGGAGAGCCCGGAATGAGCCAGGCGGGAGGGCACCGTCCAATGTTCCTGGCAGAGGTTACTCTGGCCCCAGGGGGATTTCCTGACCTTCCCCTTTCTTGGCCCCAGCCCTGTCCCAAGTTCCTGAAATTGTCACCACTTTTCAGGAGAGAACAACGACAGGATggctatttttacttctttttcctgaGAGGAGGCCCAGCAGCCCCATCTCTTCCTTTCGTTCTACCCACAAGACTGGGGAGAAAGGGCTCCAAAGGATCAGATGATAAATCTAAAAGCAATTAAGTGATTTGGAAACTGAAACGCTGATAGGCATTCATAGGAGGGAGGAGTGAGGAAGCAAAGGAGGGCACAGCCAGGTCACTCCTCGTGATCTAGATTCTATATGCTTCGGTTTCCTAAGGAATCACTAAAATGcattcactggaaaaaaaaaagcaaacatccaCTGCATGTTTACTATGGTCTAGGTACTAATCTAGGCACTTAATATatacattacttcatttaattcattcagcaaTAAAACAATACTGAGTGCCTACTAGGTTAAGCAGTAGGAacagagagatgaaaagataGTGACCTTGCCTCGAAGGAGTATAAAGAAGCATCACAGTGttaaccagaagaaaaataataagagttaGCATTTATTGTGCCCctggtatgtgccaggcactgaggatacGGAAGACAATAAGTCATGGCCTCacggagcttacattctaggggGAGGATCCAGACAATTAgctagaaaatgaatacataagcGAGCAGTTCCAGAAGGTAAGAAATGCAGTAAATAAACTAGTGACAAGAGGGTGACTAGGGATTAGTACTAATTAGTACAGGGAAAGCCTCTTTGGGAAGGCGACATTCCAGCTGAAGTCTGAAAGCGCATTCCAGACAGATGGGAGAGTAAGTGCAAAGTTTCTCAGTTAGACACAAGTTTTAGGAGCAGAAATAAGGCCAAGATGTCTAGTGCACATCTTGGCTTGATGTAAAGTCAGGTAACGCAGGGGCCAGATCATATTAAAGAGTCTGCATTttaggcaggggcgcctgggtggctcagtgggtagtgtccgacttcggctcaggtcgtgatctcactgcttTTGcattcgagtcctgcatcgggctctgtgctgacagcttgggggcctggagcctgctttggattctgtgtctccctctctctctgcccctcccctgctcacactctgtctgtctctctctctcaaaaataaacaggagtgcttgggtggctcagtcggttgggcttccgacttgggctcaggtcatgatctcacagttcgtgagttggagtgccacactgggctctgtgcggacggctcggggcctgaggcctgctttggattctgtgtcctctctctctctctctgcccctctcccacttgcgctgtctctctctctctctctctctctctcaaaaatgaacatttaaaaaattaaaaaaataacaaaagtaaataaacattaaaaaatttaaagagtctgcattaaaaaaaattttttttaatgtttttatttatttttgagacagagacagacagagcatgagcaggggagggccagagagagggggagacacagaatctgaagcaggctctgggctctgacttgtcagcacagagcccgatgtggggctcgaacctgtgaactgcaagatcatgacttgagccaaagttgcatgcttaaccgactgagccacccaggcgccccgaaagagTCTGCATTTTATATTAACTGCAACAGCAATCGATTGGActgttttaagcaggggagtgataGGATCCAAGTTACTCACACTttgaaaagatcactctggctgccgTGTAGAGAATGGACTGTTAAAGAGTGCAAGAGAGCACGTGCGAAGACCAGAGGAAGCAGCAGTCTAGGCAAGACGTGAAGGCCTGGACTACACTGTTGGTCACAGAGACCGAGAAAACGTGAAATTGCCTCATGTAGTTATCACAACACGCAAACATTTACAGTTACACATCACCTCCTGCAGGTGCAATACAGGAGCAGCGTGCTGGCTTCCCCAACTTTACTGCTCTGCTATCCAAAACAGCACTTAGCACGATGCCAagcactttttaaagtatttaatacaTGTCAGTTAGATTGATATTGTCCCTAAAAAAGATTTAGGTAGGTCCCTAGGAAGAATGTCCGTCCAAAAAAGGGCCAGAGTGGTTGCTGTGTGCAGTTCTGAATTTCTGAGACTCACTTGCCCCAAGGATGAGATGACCCCTCACCGGCGGATTGCCCAATCAGTAAGTAACACACGAATAGTGTGAAATCACCTTCCTCCACTCACCCCAAAGGAATAAATCCACCCCTTAACAGGTTTTAGCAAGTTCCACGTGTATTTTGTGTCTGGCCCCGATTTCCCCAGGATAAAGAAAGCGCACCTATGCTCTGCTAAAGTAAAGGAACTCAAAGGCCAGGCGGCGGCCAACGGAGCCTACAAAGCAATTGCTTTGAGCCCTGGACCACGTCAGCTCAGATGCCGCCCGCTCAGATTCTTCCCAGACCAATGGGCTCCAGGAATCTTGTGGCAGGTGACGCCCCACAAAGTAATTCCACTGAGAATGAAGTTTCCACTGATAGCCTCAGTGCTGTTCCTTCCGGACTTTGTGTGTGGATATTTGGGGATGTCTGCCTGGGGCTGAGGGCGTATCCGTCTCTCTCAGCGAGGCTGATGGGAAGCTAAGCAGAATTAAGGGCAGGAAAACAACCACGGCCATGGAAAAAGGTGGGGTCCTAAAGGAAGAAGGACCCAGAAATTCATCACACTAGGGTGGGGGCAGCCGATCTTGGGTTGAGGGGGCGGATGTAGCAGAAATCTTAGGTGTAAATCTTAGGCTTCGTCCAAAGGGTCTGGAAAGATTTGGAGAGACCCAGCCTCCCTGTGGTCTTCCCCGGCCCGCACCCGTCCTCACCATCGAGAAACAGACCGATTCTGACACCCATCCCAGTGGGAGATGTGAGCTCTCCATCTCCCCTAAGCCGTTCCATGCCTTTTCCCCAGGACTGGGTGGGGCTCTCTGCTCCAGCCCCGGGCCCGTCCATCCTGTCCCCCAGGGCAACCTCAGCCCGGCTCTCACCGTCCGCGGCGGGCGCTTCTCCTCCTAGCTGGGTTGCAAGCCGACCCCGTGCCGCCCTGGGCTGTGGCCGCCTGCCCGCCAGCAATCCCGGGCTGTGAGCTCACATCCTTCGCCCGCGCGCGGACCCCGCCCCGAGCCGCGGCGCAACCCCGCCCGCCCGGCAGCCTCGGACTCCACGGCCGGGCATGCCCAGCACCCAATCacggggggagggaagggctccTGGGAGTACTCCGCGGAGAGCGCACAGCTACTTCCTGCGGCCTTTCCGGCGCAAAGGTCTCTGGGTCTTGTAGGCAGCCGACCCTTCTCGCGGGCCTCTGtttcccagcaggctctgcggGCTGGGCGGGGTAAGTGCTTCCGCAGTCAGGTAATGACGTTGTGGGTAAACAGGTCCTGTATCCGTGGCAGCGGCTGAGTCCGGCGGGCGAGGCACCGGCTGCCGCTAACCGGGGAGAGAAGCTGCCTGTCGGAATCAGCCCGGGCCGCAGCGCGCCGCCGGTACGGGGTTGGCAGGTAGGCAGTGACTGCGGCCCGGGGGACGCGGGCGGACCCGGGGCGAGTGAATCTGACAGGCCGAAAGAAACGTGGGGATTCCGCGCGGTTCTTTGCGAGCGGTGTTACACCCAGCTTGGGCCTGGAACTTAACGCGCTGATGCTCGCAACGGTCTTGTGAGGAAACTGCGGCTCAGATAAGTTCAAGGCGCTTGCGTAGTGTGGACAGCCAGCTCCATCACCCAGGTCTTCCTAACTGTGTATGTATGTCCcgtgccccttccccccaccccgccgacGGCGCCTCCAGTGCGGGGAGTGGAACTGGGGCGGAGAGTGTCGCCGCTGTCATCTTCTGGGAGCTCCATGCGGCTCTTGTGCCCGGTGTTCCGCAGATGCTCAGACACGCACGTGTGGTGGGAGTTGGAAAAGAATCTGATAGTTGGCTGGGAACCCTCCCCCTACCCTCCTTCTCCGGTCCTATCCATCTCATTCAACTCTGCCCTCCAAACATCCAGTTGGCGCTCAAGCCAGATACATGGAAATcttgcctctttccttccctcatccCCAAACTCCTACGTTCATCCAGTCCTTTACTAAATGCTATCAGCTCGGCTTACATAACGTCGCAAATTGGAACCCTTTGCTTCAGCTCCAAGCCTTCGTTACTGTAAGAGCCTTCTCTGTTTCcacattcattccacaaacatttgctgagtgcaGGCACTCGGTATGTGCAGGCACCGTGCTAGATGCCAGGGTTACAGTGATGAACCAAGGTAGGTGTAGCCTCCCTCTTCTGTTTCCTCCAATTCATTCTCCATCCTAGGTCACAGTGATCATTCCAAAAGGCAGATAGGACCACTCTGCTGAGAATCTGCTGGCTGCCCGCTACCCTTATGATAAAATCCGGGCTCCTGACTGCGGCTTTCAGAGCCCTCCATGAACCAGCGCTGGCCTCCCCATCTAGACTTACCCTGTTCCGCACTCCCCCTGTTCACTGGGTTTTAACCACACTAGGCTTTGGGTTCTTGGAAGGCATTACATTTCTTTTAGCTTCAGGATCTTCACCCAGTGCTTTTCCTCATACTGTTGTCAcaatttgtggttatttgtttgCTCTCTGTCCAGAGGTCAGGAACTGAAGCATCTTCTTCACTACTCTGTCTCCAGAGCAGGGACTCAGAAGGTGTCTCTGAATAAATGCCTCCTCTCAGGGACGGGAGTGGCAGTCGGAGCAGATTATTTGCTCCCTCGGGTTACTGGAAGCTTTCTAGAGCAGTTGGTCTGATTAATCACCTGGTAGGTGTTCAGTGCTCAGACTGTATGTGTAAATGTCACAGAAAAAGCAGGAAGACAGACCTTTTAAAAAGCttgattaaaattgaaaaataaaaaagaagtactTCGAGAGGcaactatattaaaaacaaaaaaaaaaagcttgattaAAAGGAAgcttgggggacgcctgggtggctcagtcggttaagcagccgactttggctcaggtcatgatctcgcggttcgtgggttcgagccccgcgtcaggctctgtgctgacagctcagagcctggagcctgtttcggattctgtgtctccctctctctgaccctcccccgttcatgctctgtctctctctgtctcaaaaataaataaacgttaaaaaattaaaaataaaataaaataaaataaaataaaataaaataaaaggaagcttGGGatgattaaaatgtttcaaaaggaAGATGCTAGCCTATTTCCTTCCAGTAGGCGAAAGGCCCTGGGCCACAGTCAGACAGTCTGTAGACACGCATTTGTTGGCCCACAGTGTTGGATGTGGTAttgcctttaaatttttgaattcaGTGCTTTCCTTTCAAAGTCAGATTTCATGTATAAATCGGGATTTTTGGCTGTCTTGAAAATCAGTTCGGGTAACCGGGggactgaattctttttttaacgaTCGCTCCTCCTATGGTATACCTGCTCTGGAAAGTTACTCCCACAGTCACCCCATGTGGAAGAGAACTTTTCTAAGGAAGCCAGAAGGAAAacagctgggggaggtgggggcagaggaaaggGCTGGCACAGCACCAGGTGGTGGTAGCCTTTGGAAGACCTGGGGTCTTGGAATTGGTATAGCAGCCAATGGCTAGCCCTAAGTAGCATTGCCTCCTTTTGTAGACAGGGCGtgtccttttgtttattttattttttaatgttcattttttagtttttttagggtttttaaaaaatgtttattacttcgttttttgagagagcaggggagagagtgtgcgtgagtggaggaggggcagagagagagggagagagagaatctcaggcaggctctgcacctcctcagggctcgatcccaccaactgtgagatcatgaccggagccaaaccaagagtcagatgcttaaccgactgagccacccaggcgcccgttttgttttgttttgttttgagccaGAATGAGGGTGCGTTTTCAGTTTCCCGGAATTGAGGCTTCCTTTGGACCCAGGAGTTCAAGGTGGCCTGGGAGGGGAAAAGATATCCCTGCTGGTCCTCCTGCCCACAGAAAGAAACCCAAATGCCTTAGCTTGGTGCACACGGTCTTCCTGATCTGGCGCCAGCCGACCTCTTCAGCTACATCCTCGGTCCTTCCATATTCTAGACCGCTCAGTGACTTCAGGCTCGTGTCTGTGCTATTTTCCCTGATTGGAATGCCTTTCCCCAGCCTCCTTACTTGGTATGTGCTTGCTGACACGCCattcctttttgtgttttctgctgGAGAGAGACTGAACCAACGGCAGTCCTAGTTCAGGCAAGCATACAGTAGCCTGTGGCGGACATTGTGGGTAAGGTTCTTCCTCCCGGCTTCTTTTTTAACTCTGATCTTTAATTCACGCAGCTTTCCTcgtttgcttttggtgttattcCAGTACTGTATTTGAAAAGCTTTTTCGTGTCCTTTTGGGCACCTAATTGGGGATAAATATGCTATGGCTTCTCACGCTTAGTTCAAATATGACTCCTCCGTCCCAAGCCGACCGCTGTGTTCTCCAGCGCTTGCGCGATATTTCTGTAAACGCACTTAACACAGTGTACTTTTCAGTTTACGTGTCTGTCTTCCTCCAGCTAAACTATGCGCTCCTCCCGGGCGGGCACCATGCTCCACTCATCTTTGTACCCCCAGCATCTAGCAGTGTTGGCCTGTAGAAGGCACTCAagaaatgtgtgttgaatgaacGGTGCCTGTGACAAGCAGCTGGACTTTATTCTTTCCTGACCCTTGCTCCTATGACACACCTCCTCCTGGCTGCCACTCTCAGCCCTTCAGAGCAGAACTTCTCTCCTCTAGGGAAGCTGGAAGGGAAacaggtgaggctcagagaggtggaggcagagggaagggggagccTTTGGAGGAAGAGCATCTGGGTTTTTGGCGTTGGTGTCTGGGGGCGGGAGCGGGGCTGGCCTGGGAGCAGGCATTTCCTTGGGTGGCTGGGAAGCGATTGGGGATTCAGCCTGGTTTCTTCACAGCTATGGCCAAGGACATCCTGGGTGAAGCGGGGCTGCACTTTGATGAGCTGAACAAGCTGCGGGTATTGGACCCTGAGGTTACCCAGCAGACCACAGAGCTCAAGGAGGAGTGCAAGGACTTTGTGGACAGTGAGTGTCATTTGGGGAGACGTGGTGCCACTCAGCTTTGAGCTTCCAACTGTGTcccgcccccgcccagcccccagcccttgTCCCTGCCAGAGTGGAGCTGTGGCTCCCTGGAAGTGGCGCCCGGCCTTTATCAATTCCCACGTACTAACCACCTCGTCTGCCTGCCCTGTAATGCGCCCATGTGGTCCCACACAGAGCACCAAACGAAATGAATGGTGAGATGCGGAGGATGTCCCATCgttgcttttcttccctctcagAAACCTTGAACCTCACGGAAGCAGAACTGTGGCTTGGGGGTGGGAGTAGTTAGGTACTCCTGATTCTTGGAAGAAATAGTTTTCTCAGTCGCGGGATTACCATCACTTGGAGTGAAAATTGATTAACTGGAGTCTCCAGAAGTAGCTCAACAGACTCCACGAAGTCCTATTTTAGCTGGATACCCAGGACACCTCCTGTCCCAGGAGGCGAACACCCGAGAGCAGCGAATACAGAGCACGTGTGGTTAAAGCAGGGATTTCTGAGCCTTCTGGGCACTCCATGGTCTGCAGAGAGCTTGGCTGGTGAAAGGTAGCTTGGGCTCCCTTGCCAGTCTTCTGACTGCATGCCGTCCCTCCTCCCTGGGTCCTAGTTCACTCCTCAGTAGGACGAGGTCCCCCCACACCCAAGGACGTTGAAAAAAGCGAATGGGAGATTAGCACCTGAATGCTTTGAGCTCTTTATTAGCTCTGCCCTCCGCGGGCaaacccctgcccccaccaccaccattaacTGAAACCTAGGGCCGTATCTGTGGCCAGTCAGGAGACCGTGTTCACGTCCTGAGTCCGTCCTTCTGGGGACATGCCCCTTGAGCTTCCTGTCACTCCTGGGGAGGGCAGGATGGAGTCCGTGTGGAGGATGGGCCACCGGGAGCCTCACAGACAGAGGTCAACAGTcaccggctggctcagttgggactCAAGGTCCAAGTGTGCCCTGCTCCAGCTCTGAGCGCCTGGCCACCCTCCTCTGGGTTTAGACCAAGGGTGGAAGACTCGAGGCCCGTGCGTCAAACCGCTCGGACACACATTAGCCCGGCTCTCGCCACAAGGGAACACGAAGGGAGTGATgatgcagagaaaataaaacattttgttttctgttcttccccTAAAAGAAATTGGCCAGTTTCAGAAAATAGTTGGTGGTTTAATTGAGCTTGTTGACCAACTGGCAAAAGAAGCAGAAAACGAGAAGATGAAGGTAAGAAGAGCGTGCCTTCTCCATCTTGGCCTGGGACACGGTTCACCAGCCTCTCCTCCTGCCCGCTGGACTTTTtcttgctgggggggggggggggggggtaggggatgggattattttctttaagtaaaacGGGATTCTAAGTAACAATTCCCAGTCAACTCTTTCCGCTAGTCGAACTCTTTTATGCTAGTACACTGTCATCATTTCATGTTCACATCGCTGAGATGGGTGGTCTTATGCTTTTGTAAGTGAAGAAggcatatgggggggggggggggtcagtgacCCGGCAAAGGACAGGGCTCAATGGTGCACCAGAGGGGCCACTGGCACCCGTGTGCCAGactccgggggcggggggactcGCGGATCTGCCCCTGAGCTGTGATGCAGGTCTCATCAGGTTATTCCAGAAGCTCTGGGGCTCGACGGTCTGTCCCCGGCTGGGCACTGAGACCGCCCCCGAGTGGCCCTCCCTCGGCTGAGGACTTAGCTGAAGATGGTTTTAACGGAGCCACGACCTTCTTTCTAGGCCATTGGTGCTCGGAACTTGCTCAAATCTATAGCAAAGCAGAGGGAGGCCCAACAGCAGCAACTCCGAGCCCTaatagcagaaaagaaaatgcagcttGAAAGGTAAGAGGTGAGGGTGTAAAGAAAGTTCTTTGCTCGACTGCAGTTCTATTCTTCCTTCGAGTGGCCACCTCTTGTCCTTATTCTTCACCATTGTCCTCTCGGGAACAGGGTCCCACTTGCCATCTGActtgaagacttaaaaaaataaagtcaaggcCTGTTtaatgagaaggaaaaaggacATTTATTAATACAAAACCACCTCTAGTGGTCTGGGAGCTAGAAGGCTCCGGTAGCGAGTCCATGAAACTGGCTAAGACCTG from Panthera leo isolate Ple1 chromosome E1, P.leo_Ple1_pat1.1, whole genome shotgun sequence carries:
- the TNFAIP1 gene encoding BTB/POZ domain-containing adapter for CUL3-mediated RhoA degradation protein 2; this encodes MSGDTCLCPASGAKPKLGGFKGGGLGNKYVQLNVGGSLYYTTVRALTRHDTMLKAMFSGRMEVLTDKEGWILIDRCGKHFGTILNYLRDDTIILPQNRQEIKELMAEAKYYLIQGLVNMCQTALQDKKDSYQPVCNIPIITSLKEEERLIESSTKPVVKLLYNRSNNKYSYTSNSDDHLLKNIELFDKLSLRFNGRVLFLKDVIGDEICCWSFYGQGRKLAEVCCTSIVYATEKKQTKVEFPEARIYEETLNVLLYETPRVPDNSLLEATSRSRSQASPSEDEEAFELRDRVRRIHVKRYSTYDDRQLGHQSTHRD
- the IFT20 gene encoding intraflagellar transport protein 20 homolog isoform X1, encoding MAKDILGEAGLHFDELNKLRVLDPEVTQQTTELKEECKDFVDKIGQFQKIVGGLIELVDQLAKEAENEKMKAIGARNLLKSIAKQREAQQQQLRALIAEKKMQLERYRVEYEALCKVEAEQNEFIDQFIFQK
- the IFT20 gene encoding intraflagellar transport protein 20 homolog isoform X2 encodes the protein MAKDILGEAGLHFDELNKLRVLDPEVTQQTTELKEECKDFVDKIGQFQKIVGGLIELVDQLAKEAENEKMKAIGARNLLKSIAKQREAQQQQLRALIAEKKMQLER